The DNA sequence AAGCGCGGCACGTCCGAGAGCAGTGCCTTCACCGATCGCTTGGCATCGGCCACGATGCGCAGCACGCGGGCCGCCGCGTAGAGCGCGTCGTCGTGGCCGTAGAAGCCTTCGGTGAAGAACATGTGGCCCGACATCTCGCCGGCAATCGGCGCCTTGAGCGCCTTCATCTTGTCCTTGATCAGCGAGTGGCCGGTCTTCCACATCACCGGCTCGCCGCCCGCCTTGCGGATGCCGTCGGGCAGCGCCTGCGAGCACTTCACGTCGAAGATGATCGGCTGCCCCGCCCCGGTGCGCGCGAGCACGTCGCGGGCGTACAACAGCAGCAGGTAGTCGCCCCAGATGATCGTGCCGTCGCCGTCCACGATGCCGATGCGGTCGGCGTCGCCGTCGAAGCCGATGCCGATCTCGCTGCCGGTCTCGCGCACGCTGCGGATCAGGTCCTGCAGGTTCTCGACGACCGTCGGATCGGGATGGTGGTTCGGGAACGTGCCGTCGCTCTCGGCGAACAGCCAGGTGGGCGTGAGCCCGAGTGCGGCGAAGAGCTTCGGCGCCACGACCGCGCCCACGCCGTTGCCGCAGTCCACGACGACCTTCATGGTGGACGGCAGCGGGCCGATCTTCTGCGCGATGTCGGCGACATAGCGGTCGACGATCTCCTCGCTGCGGACACCGCCCGTACCGCTGCGGAACGTGCCGGCCTCGATGATCTCGCGCAGGCGCTGGATGCCGGCGCCATGCAGCGAGCCCGTGCCGACGCAGCACTTGAAGCCGTTGTACTCGGGCGGGTTATGCGACCCGGTGATCTGGATGCCCGCGACCACCGGGAGGTGATGCAAGGACCAATAGAGCAGCGGCGTCGGCACGACGCCCACGTCGATGACGTCGAGGCCGCTCTCCGTCAGCCCCCGCACCAAGGCATCCCGCAGGGCGGAGCCGCTGGGGCGGTTGTCCCGCCCCACGGCGACCGCCCCGCTGATGCCACGCTCGTGCAGCAGCACGGCGTAGGCGCGCCCGATGGCCAGCGCGGCCTCGACCGTGAGGTCGTGGCCGACGATGCCGCGGATGTCGTACTGTCGAAAGATCCCCGCCGCGATCACCGCGGCTGCCCCTGCGCGTTCACGTCGGACAGCACATCCGCCTCCAGCGGCTTGACCCCGGCGTTACCCGTCGCCCACTTGGCGACCGGACCGGGGAAGATACCGAGGGCGAGGATGGCCGCGGCAGCCCCGGCCAGCACCACGCGCGTGAGGACGCCAGCCGACTGGGGCGCCAGCGCCTGCTCGCCGCGCTCCTGCATGAACATCGCGCGGACAATCTGCAGGTAATAGCCGGCGGACACCAGCGAGGTGAGGACCAAGATGACCACGACGACCTGCAAGCCGACGTTCGACGCGAGGGCGGCGCCAAGGAGGTACCACTTGGCGAAGAAGCCCAGGCCGCCGAAGACCGGGAAGCCGAGCAGCGAGAGCAGGTACACGGTCATGCCGACCGCCAACACCGGCCGCGTCTGCCACAAGCCGGCGAAGTCCGCCGTCGTGACGGCGCGCTCGCTCCCGTCCTGCAGGATGGTCACGACGGCGAAGGCGCCGAACGTGGCCAGCGTGTAGGCAAACAGGTAGAACACGAGGGCCGCCGACCCCGCGCTGGAGAGCGCGAGGAGCGTGACGAGGAGGTAGCCCGTGTGCGCCACGCTCGAGTACGCGAGCATGCGCTTCACGCTCTGTTGGCGCAGGGCCATCACGTTACCGACGATCATGCTCGCGATCGCCACCCATGCAAAGACGGTCGGCCACACCTTCACGAGGTACAGCGACTCGTACCAGATGCGCGCGAAGCCGGCGAATACCGCCGCCTTGACCGCGGCGGCCATGAAGGCCGTGATCGGCGTCGGGGCGCCTTCGTACACGTCGGGCGCCCAGGTGTGGAACGGCACCGCCGCGACCTTGAAGAACAGGCCGATGGAGAGCAGGCCCACGCCGACCAGCAGCATCGGGTGGTCACCCAGCGTGTACCGCAGCACGATGCGCGAAATCTCGGTGAGTTGCGTCTGGCCGGTCGCACCGTAGATGAGCGCCATGCCGTACAGCAGGAAGCCCGTGGCGAAGGCGCCGAGCAGGAAATACTTCAGCGAGGCCTCCGCGGCCTTGCCCGAGCGCCGATTCATGCCGGCGAGCACGTACACGGCCACCGACATGATCTCGAGGCCGATGAAGAACGTCATCAAGTCGCGCGCGGCGGCGAGGACCATCATGCCGGCGGTCGCGAAGAGCACGAGCACGTGCATCTCGCCGTGGGCGATGCCGTGGCGCTCGTTGTACTCGATGGCCAGCGCCACCGTGCCCATGGCGGCGAGCAGCACGACGATGTCGACCGTCCAGCGCAGCGAATCCGCGGCAATGACGCCCGGGGCCGCCGACGCACCGGCAAGCGCGTACTTGATGGTCGCGGCGAGGGTCACGGCCAACACGACCAAGGAGCCGACGCCCACCGTACGCTGATGGGCAAGCGATTCCGGCTTCCACGCGGCCACCAGCATGAGGATCGTGGCGCCGGTGAGCAGCAGGATGTCGGGCAGCAACGCCGTGGCCAGCTGCATCGGGAACGCAAGATCGTAGGTCATCGTGCGGCCTCCGCGGCAGTCACCTGCGCCGGCTCCACCATGCGCACCAGGCGCGCGGCGGCGGCTTCGGTCTTCTCGAGCACGGGCTTGGGATACACGCCGATCCAGAGGATGCCGGCCACGAGCGGCACCAGCAGGCCGATCTCGCGCCAGTTGAGGTCCATGCCCTTGAGCGCCTGGTTCTCAGGCTTCACGAGCGGATTGTAGATGATGCGCTGCACCGCCCAGAGGAGGTACGCGGCGGCGAAGATGACGCTCGTCGCGGCGATCACCGCATGGAACGGCGCCGTCTTGAACGAGCCGATGAGCACGAGGAACTCGCCGATGAAGCCGTTGGTCCCCGGCACGCCGATGCTCGAGAGCGCCACGATCGTGAGGAACACGGCGAACACCGGCATCACCTTGGCGATGCCGCCGAAGTCGTCGACGAGGCGCGTGTGGCGCCGCTCGTAGATCATGCCGATGAGCAGGAACAGCGCGCCCGTCGACAGGCCGTGGCTGATGGTGACGACCAGCGCGCCCTGCATCGACTCCACCGTGGCGGCGAAGATGCCCAGCATCACGAAGCCGAGGTGCGAGACCGACGAGTACGCGACCAGCTTCTTGAAGTCCGGCTGGACCAAGGCGACCAGCGCGCCGTAGACGATGCCGATCACCGCGAGGGCGAGCATCAGCGAACGCACGCCCGGATGCATGGCCGCCTCGGGGAACAGCGGCAGCGCGAACCGCACGAAGCCGAACGTGCCCATCTTGAGCATGATGGCCGCCAGGATCACCGAGCCCGCCGTCGGGGCCTCGACGTGCGCATCGGGCAGCCAGGTGTGGAACGGCCACATCGGCACCTTCACGGCGAAGGCGATCGCGAAGGCGCCGAAGAGCCAGAGCGAACCGCTCCACTCGCTCGTGCGCGACAGCGC is a window from the Pseudogemmatithrix spongiicola genome containing:
- a CDS encoding phosphomannomutase/phosphoglucomutase; translated protein: MIAAGIFRQYDIRGIVGHDLTVEAALAIGRAYAVLLHERGISGAVAVGRDNRPSGSALRDALVRGLTESGLDVIDVGVVPTPLLYWSLHHLPVVAGIQITGSHNPPEYNGFKCCVGTGSLHGAGIQRLREIIEAGTFRSGTGGVRSEEIVDRYVADIAQKIGPLPSTMKVVVDCGNGVGAVVAPKLFAALGLTPTWLFAESDGTFPNHHPDPTVVENLQDLIRSVRETGSEIGIGFDGDADRIGIVDGDGTIIWGDYLLLLYARDVLARTGAGQPIIFDVKCSQALPDGIRKAGGEPVMWKTGHSLIKDKMKALKAPIAGEMSGHMFFTEGFYGHDDALYAAARVLRIVADAKRSVKALLSDVPRFVSTPELRVDCPDDRKEAIVAEALAHFRAKYDVSDVDGVRILFGDGWGLIRSSNTQPILVLRFEASSEARLAALRAEVEGWLASRGVRVGASAH
- a CDS encoding NADH-quinone oxidoreductase subunit N: MTYDLAFPMQLATALLPDILLLTGATILMLVAAWKPESLAHQRTVGVGSLVVLAVTLAATIKYALAGASAAPGVIAADSLRWTVDIVVLLAAMGTVALAIEYNERHGIAHGEMHVLVLFATAGMMVLAAARDLMTFFIGLEIMSVAVYVLAGMNRRSGKAAEASLKYFLLGAFATGFLLYGMALIYGATGQTQLTEISRIVLRYTLGDHPMLLVGVGLLSIGLFFKVAAVPFHTWAPDVYEGAPTPITAFMAAAVKAAVFAGFARIWYESLYLVKVWPTVFAWVAIASMIVGNVMALRQQSVKRMLAYSSVAHTGYLLVTLLALSSAGSAALVFYLFAYTLATFGAFAVVTILQDGSERAVTTADFAGLWQTRPVLAVGMTVYLLSLLGFPVFGGLGFFAKWYLLGAALASNVGLQVVVVILVLTSLVSAGYYLQIVRAMFMQERGEQALAPQSAGVLTRVVLAGAAAAILALGIFPGPVAKWATGNAGVKPLEADVLSDVNAQGQPR
- a CDS encoding complex I subunit 4 family protein, producing MTAFLDSIGYNGWILPVLLGLPVLGALVLFGRALSGTGDAQARMAADRQLALGIFVLEALLSLGLWWSVDPAALAWQAEVQLPWIPQWGVSFHVGLDGIALMLVLLTTIIMPLAVLGGWTSIREKTGWYYGLLLLLTTGMIGVFVSLDLVLFYVMWEVMLVPMYLIIGVWGGQRRLYASLKFFLYTMLGSLLMLVAVIWLGIAAAQGSVPNFSYDAILALSRTSEWSGSLWLFGAFAIAFAVKVPMWPFHTWLPDAHVEAPTAGSVILAAIMLKMGTFGFVRFALPLFPEAAMHPGVRSLMLALAVIGIVYGALVALVQPDFKKLVAYSSVSHLGFVMLGIFAATVESMQGALVVTISHGLSTGALFLLIGMIYERRHTRLVDDFGGIAKVMPVFAVFLTIVALSSIGVPGTNGFIGEFLVLIGSFKTAPFHAVIAATSVIFAAAYLLWAVQRIIYNPLVKPENQALKGMDLNWREIGLLVPLVAGILWIGVYPKPVLEKTEAAAARLVRMVEPAQVTAAEAAR